From a single Bryobacter aggregatus MPL3 genomic region:
- a CDS encoding FAD:protein FMN transferase: MEWQKISTAFPSMGTLVRITLHTRNEAKGNEALLAAQQRFQHLDQLLSDYKPDSELNIVCRTAYRKAIPVSHELFTVLSFSQRLSLLSGGAFDVSIGARTRGRSGTVGYQYIALGNRSVTLLKPDMQLDLGAIAKGYAADEVSQLLTKVGQPRHLIAASGDLRMDQPPPGTPGWTVGIGNSNQTRILKQAAVSTAGNTFQPGHILDPRTLTPITTRETITVIARQGIVADALDTTCLILRPAERQALLAHFPGTELIALAG, translated from the coding sequence ATGGAGTGGCAGAAGATTAGTACGGCGTTCCCTTCGATGGGGACGCTCGTACGAATCACCCTCCACACCCGAAACGAAGCCAAAGGAAACGAAGCGTTGTTGGCCGCCCAGCAACGCTTCCAACATCTCGATCAACTCCTCAGCGACTATAAACCCGACAGTGAACTGAACATTGTCTGTCGCACTGCCTACCGCAAAGCTATCCCCGTCAGCCACGAACTCTTTACCGTTCTCAGCTTCTCGCAACGCCTCTCGCTGCTTTCAGGAGGGGCTTTTGACGTCAGCATCGGCGCACGCACGCGAGGCCGCAGCGGGACCGTCGGCTACCAATACATCGCGCTCGGCAATCGTAGCGTCACGCTGTTAAAGCCCGATATGCAGCTGGACCTGGGCGCCATCGCCAAAGGCTATGCCGCCGATGAAGTTTCGCAATTGCTGACCAAGGTAGGACAACCCCGGCACCTCATTGCCGCTTCTGGCGATCTCCGGATGGATCAGCCCCCTCCCGGCACTCCGGGCTGGACCGTCGGCATCGGAAACTCGAATCAGACCCGCATTCTGAAGCAGGCCGCCGTGTCCACCGCGGGCAACACCTTCCAGCCAGGGCACATCCTCGATCCGCGTACGCTCACCCCAATCACTACACGCGAGACTATCACCGTGATTGCCCGGCAAGGCATCGTCGCCGACGCGCTCGACACCACCTGTCTCATCCTGCGCCCAGCGGAACGCCAGGCACTGCTCGCACACTTTCCCGGGACAGAGCTTATTGCGCTTGCGGGCTAG
- a CDS encoding phytanoyl-CoA dioxygenase family protein: protein MITGEQLQALDRDGFLVLPELLEKAQLEALRSRIEELFQLEGEHAGSEFKKEAGARRLANCVNKGNVFEEAVQIPEVLTANAHIMGPNFKLSSLNVRSTDPNSAADQPLHVDMNAIADEHGYWVANTIFMLDDFTPDNGATRIVPGSHRWKQRPQEQMTDPFAAHPEQILVTGKAGTLVICNAHTWHGGTANRTAKPRRAMHSFYCRADKPQQQFQKRLIDAATQAHFSPELRKLLALDDPENDRLSEIVAVTSGFLK from the coding sequence ATGATCACCGGCGAACAGTTGCAGGCTCTCGACCGCGACGGCTTCCTCGTCCTCCCAGAACTCCTCGAAAAGGCCCAACTGGAGGCGCTTCGTTCTCGCATCGAAGAGCTCTTCCAATTGGAAGGCGAACACGCCGGTTCGGAGTTTAAAAAGGAGGCGGGTGCGCGCCGCCTGGCCAATTGTGTCAACAAAGGCAACGTGTTCGAAGAGGCGGTCCAGATTCCAGAGGTGCTCACCGCGAATGCACACATCATGGGCCCCAATTTCAAACTCTCCAGCCTCAACGTCCGCAGTACAGACCCCAACTCGGCAGCCGACCAGCCCTTGCATGTCGACATGAACGCGATCGCAGACGAGCACGGATATTGGGTCGCCAATACGATCTTCATGCTCGACGATTTCACGCCCGACAACGGGGCCACCCGCATCGTCCCGGGTTCCCATCGTTGGAAGCAACGGCCGCAGGAGCAGATGACAGACCCCTTTGCCGCCCATCCCGAGCAGATCCTGGTTACGGGCAAAGCCGGCACACTCGTCATCTGCAACGCCCACACCTGGCATGGCGGCACCGCGAATCGCACCGCCAAGCCCCGCCGGGCGATGCACTCTTTCTATTGCCGTGCTGACAAGCCACAACAGCAATTTCAGAAACGGCTCATCGATGCGGCGACCCAGGCTCATTTCTCACCGGAACTGCGAAAGCTCCTCGCCCTCGACGACCCGGAGAATGATCGTCTTTCAGAAATAGTTGCAGTAACCTCCGGCTTTCTGAAGTAA
- a CDS encoding glycosyltransferase family 9 protein, translating to MPKILVVRLGAMGDVLHTMPAVQHLREAHRDAEITWVIEPRWAPLLAGSEMVDHILPMDRRKGSSILIATKWLRRWKPDVAIDFQGLWKSAITAWVSGADRRLGFASGMREREAGVFYSECIEATRLHIVERNLELAGGLQAPQVNVPPGHAEGNLPDGDFLLAAPFAGWNSKQWPAARYAEIAERLHETFRMKLVLNVMPGTVLPASEFLVRHESGIEGLMDATRRARAVLGLDSGPMHLAALLRKPGVALFGPTDPARNGPYGGTIRVLRVADAETTYRRGSEIAESMKQLDVDSVWQALVEVLR from the coding sequence TTGCCAAAGATTCTGGTGGTGCGGCTGGGTGCGATGGGCGATGTGCTGCACACTATGCCCGCTGTACAGCATCTGCGGGAAGCGCATCGAGACGCCGAAATCACCTGGGTGATCGAACCGCGCTGGGCTCCGCTGCTTGCCGGGTCTGAGATGGTGGACCATATCTTGCCAATGGACCGCCGCAAGGGCTCGAGCATTCTGATTGCAACCAAGTGGCTGCGGCGCTGGAAGCCGGATGTGGCGATTGATTTCCAGGGGCTTTGGAAGAGCGCGATTACGGCCTGGGTCAGCGGGGCCGATCGGCGTCTTGGCTTTGCTTCCGGAATGCGGGAGCGGGAAGCCGGTGTATTTTATTCAGAATGCATCGAAGCAACGCGGCTGCATATCGTGGAACGGAATCTGGAACTGGCCGGTGGCCTCCAGGCGCCGCAGGTCAACGTCCCGCCAGGACACGCGGAGGGCAATTTGCCTGACGGGGATTTTCTCTTGGCCGCACCCTTTGCCGGCTGGAACTCGAAACAGTGGCCAGCGGCGCGTTATGCCGAAATTGCGGAACGGCTGCACGAGACCTTCCGCATGAAACTGGTGCTGAATGTGATGCCGGGCACAGTGTTACCTGCCAGTGAGTTCCTGGTGCGGCATGAAAGCGGCATCGAAGGCTTGATGGATGCTACGCGCCGGGCTCGCGCCGTTCTGGGGCTTGATAGCGGCCCCATGCATCTGGCCGCACTTTTGCGGAAGCCGGGCGTGGCTTTGTTTGGCCCGACGGATCCCGCCCGGAATGGACCTTACGGCGGCACGATCCGTGTGCTGCGAGTTGCGGATGCGGAGACCACTTACCGGCGCGGCAGCGAGATTGCGGAGAGTATGAAGCAGTTGGACGTAGACAGCGTGTGGCAGGCGTTGGTGGAGGTGTTGCGTTGA
- a CDS encoding C25 family cysteine peptidase gives MSHFSLIRPEDDVAAQQASSWADAVAADWIAAGHQKSADINQFSPPNHSQIVSALASSVTLLCYFGHGDERSWRTNAATTVTAPDFVPAQAKAVVSIACKTGCILGPGAVTFGVAAWLGFTISVAVLSPHKGIDPIGDAIVAGLSGLRLGQTMQQCRDELYAQLDSVVTDYDTGRYSSHPNAALKYFAALAMRDHIVLHGTTHFAPL, from the coding sequence ATGTCCCATTTTTCCTTGATTCGACCGGAGGATGATGTCGCTGCCCAGCAAGCCTCCAGTTGGGCCGACGCAGTTGCCGCCGACTGGATCGCTGCCGGCCACCAGAAAAGTGCCGATATCAACCAGTTCAGCCCTCCGAACCACTCCCAAATCGTATCCGCACTGGCAAGTTCCGTCACCTTGCTCTGTTACTTTGGACACGGCGACGAGCGCTCCTGGCGAACCAACGCAGCCACCACCGTAACAGCACCCGATTTTGTCCCGGCGCAGGCGAAGGCGGTCGTCTCAATTGCCTGTAAAACTGGATGCATTCTCGGCCCAGGGGCGGTGACCTTTGGAGTGGCAGCCTGGCTGGGATTCACCATCAGCGTGGCGGTCCTCAGCCCTCATAAAGGGATCGACCCGATTGGCGATGCCATCGTTGCCGGACTCTCCGGTCTCCGTTTGGGCCAGACAATGCAACAATGCCGCGACGAGTTGTACGCCCAGCTGGATTCGGTCGTTACCGACTATGACACCGGAAGATACAGCAGCCACCCGAACGCCGCCCTCAAATACTTTGCCGCGCTCGCCATGCGCGACCACATCGTGCTGCACGGCACCACACACTTCGCCCCGCTTTAG
- a CDS encoding Gfo/Idh/MocA family protein, with amino-acid sequence MPETPRRDFLKAAVIAAPAIIRAQTVTNAIKVGLVGAGGRGTGAASQALKADDYAELAAVGDVSIDQINGSLERVKKINGEKVKVVDGKKYIGFDAYQHVIDSDIDVVLLATPPGFRPGHLRYAVEKKKHIFTEKPMAVDPTGVRSVIESVRMAKENNKSLVDGFMWRYSNYINATFEQLHSGIIGDIVSYYATYYTGPVKPMPAAATRPAGMSDVEWQTKNWYNFVWTSGDGYVEQAVHSVDKVAWAFKDQPPVSCVAHGGRQIPQDGGNIFDHIEVNYLYPNGARAFVAHRQIPGIYNENADYILGTKGKITIGRSPFPKVEDHQGNILWKFDGQKNDGYQYEHDLLFASIRKGQPINKGDRMISSTLLAIMGRTAAYTGAELTWEQIQNSKLSTFPEPFDPKGSLPDSAPPKPGITKFV; translated from the coding sequence ATGCCGGAAACACCTCGTCGCGACTTTCTCAAGGCGGCCGTCATCGCGGCCCCCGCCATCATCAGAGCCCAAACAGTAACGAATGCAATCAAGGTCGGTCTTGTCGGAGCCGGCGGTCGCGGCACCGGTGCCGCCTCCCAGGCGCTTAAGGCGGACGACTACGCCGAATTGGCAGCCGTCGGTGACGTCTCGATCGACCAGATCAACGGGTCGCTCGAACGCGTCAAGAAGATCAACGGCGAGAAGGTCAAAGTCGTAGACGGGAAAAAGTACATCGGTTTTGATGCCTACCAGCACGTCATCGATTCCGACATCGACGTGGTGCTTCTGGCAACGCCTCCCGGCTTCCGGCCCGGTCATCTCCGTTACGCCGTCGAGAAGAAAAAGCACATCTTCACCGAGAAGCCGATGGCGGTCGATCCCACGGGCGTCCGTAGCGTCATCGAAAGCGTCCGCATGGCCAAGGAGAACAACAAGTCGCTCGTCGATGGCTTCATGTGGCGCTATTCGAACTACATCAACGCCACCTTCGAGCAACTCCACTCCGGCATCATCGGCGACATCGTGAGTTACTACGCCACCTATTACACAGGCCCCGTCAAACCCATGCCCGCCGCCGCCACCCGTCCAGCAGGAATGAGCGACGTCGAGTGGCAGACCAAGAACTGGTACAACTTCGTTTGGACCAGCGGCGACGGCTACGTCGAACAAGCTGTTCACTCTGTGGACAAGGTCGCCTGGGCCTTCAAGGACCAGCCGCCTGTCTCCTGCGTCGCCCATGGCGGACGCCAGATTCCGCAGGACGGTGGAAACATCTTCGATCACATCGAAGTGAACTACCTCTATCCCAACGGCGCCCGCGCCTTTGTCGCCCATCGCCAGATCCCCGGCATCTACAACGAGAACGCCGACTACATCCTCGGCACCAAGGGCAAGATCACCATCGGCCGCAGCCCCTTCCCGAAGGTGGAAGACCACCAGGGCAATATCCTCTGGAAGTTCGACGGCCAGAAGAACGACGGTTACCAGTACGAGCATGATCTGCTCTTTGCGTCCATCCGCAAGGGCCAGCCGATCAACAAGGGCGACCGGATGATCTCCTCGACGCTGCTCGCCATCATGGGCCGCACCGCTGCCTATACGGGCGCTGAACTCACCTGGGAGCAGATCCAGAATTCCAAGCTCTCCACCTTCCCGGAGCCCTTTGACCCCAAGGGTAGCTTGCCCGATTCCGCTCCCCCCAAGCCCGGCATTACGAAGTTTGTATGA
- a CDS encoding formylglycine-generating enzyme family protein, translated as MIALPLLALLAVDFKTDVKPILDQKCAACHDRAFFLRQKAKIVEVIHLPLTEKRVMPPPDETPLNAKEKATLAAWVAEGLDYPDTVKPLQDDFALTKTLHSQIVKRDTIKTQAAMKPYKNIIPGTEVPYEMLPIPGGKFLMGTPESEPGHKPDESPQHTVAVEPFWMASHEVTWNEYRLFMFAMLAGETAGNNITIDAISRPTKPYVEMSFGMGIEGYPAISMTHHAANKYAQWLSAKTGHFYRLPTEAEWEYACRANAPAPTPLGDYAVYKANSGEKYAKVGTKKPNAWGLYDMLGNVMEWTVDQYDPKAYEHPQTWYPSKTSYPHTARGGGWDSTPDGVRCGARVPSNESWKMQDPNLPKSIWYHTDATWLGFRLVRPLKIPSAEEMHKFWNNGVAED; from the coding sequence ATGATCGCTCTGCCCTTACTTGCACTCTTAGCTGTCGACTTCAAAACTGACGTCAAACCCATCCTGGATCAGAAATGCGCGGCCTGTCACGACCGCGCATTCTTCCTCCGGCAAAAAGCAAAGATCGTCGAAGTCATCCATCTTCCGCTCACCGAGAAGCGCGTCATGCCGCCCCCTGACGAGACGCCGTTGAACGCCAAAGAAAAAGCGACCCTCGCCGCCTGGGTGGCCGAAGGTCTCGATTATCCCGATACCGTCAAGCCGCTGCAGGATGATTTCGCGCTCACCAAAACGCTTCACTCGCAGATCGTCAAGCGCGACACCATCAAGACACAAGCGGCGATGAAGCCGTACAAGAACATCATCCCCGGCACCGAAGTCCCATACGAGATGCTGCCCATCCCCGGTGGCAAGTTCCTCATGGGCACTCCGGAATCAGAACCCGGCCACAAGCCCGACGAATCCCCACAACACACCGTCGCCGTCGAACCTTTCTGGATGGCCAGCCACGAAGTCACCTGGAACGAATACCGGCTCTTTATGTTCGCGATGCTCGCTGGTGAAACCGCTGGCAACAACATCACGATCGACGCCATCAGCCGTCCCACCAAGCCCTACGTCGAGATGAGTTTCGGGATGGGCATCGAAGGCTACCCGGCCATCTCGATGACCCACCACGCCGCCAACAAATATGCGCAATGGCTGAGCGCCAAGACCGGCCACTTCTATCGTCTGCCGACTGAGGCGGAGTGGGAATACGCCTGCCGCGCGAATGCTCCCGCGCCGACGCCGCTAGGCGACTACGCGGTCTACAAGGCAAACTCCGGCGAGAAATACGCTAAGGTCGGCACCAAGAAGCCGAATGCCTGGGGCCTCTACGACATGCTCGGCAACGTCATGGAATGGACCGTCGATCAGTACGACCCCAAGGCCTACGAACATCCGCAAACCTGGTATCCGTCCAAGACTTCCTATCCGCACACCGCACGCGGCGGTGGCTGGGATAGCACTCCCGATGGCGTCCGCTGCGGAGCCCGTGTCCCCTCCAACGAAAGCTGGAAGATGCAGGATCCCAACCTCCCCAAGTCCATCTGGTATCACACCGATGCCACCTGGCTGGGCTTCCGTCTGGTGCGTCCGCTGAAGATCCCTTCGGCCGAAGAGATGCACAAGTTCTGGAACAATGGAGTGGCAGAAGATTAG
- a CDS encoding carboxypeptidase regulatory-like domain-containing protein — MRLIGILTLGFALFAQQQAQTTSPPAGTQADPNVKLGRITGKVLNAITGEPVRKATVTLQPAGAQGGAQTLSSAASARAISASTDNAGAFVFESVNAGTYRLSGEKTGFIRTNFGGRGGGAIGSQLVVGNSGAEIPDVIVRITPQGVVSGRILDEDGEPMEGVSVQLIRPQYFANQRRMMGTGGNQTNDKGEFRVTNVAPGRYYVQIQNMRMGGAPLQQAAEEFGYPKLFYPGVESMDQAQKVDVAAGQEFSGIQMTLRKVRVYRVRGRVAGVQAPAAPQQAGGGGRGGPGGGGGRPGMNIQLRPEGGSSDMMGPGFGPGMGRGSVRNDGSFELASVTPGAYKLVVSDFGQGRPRVIGSAKISVGNNNVDGIVISPMALITMQGKITVEGDQSAVNLKSVRVQIQAADMGGLGFIPPISVGDDGTFSVADVSPEKYRVVVSPGTAAYVKAINVGGEDVKDTGLDLSNGGGGNVDIILSTKVAKLDGIVEKQKTDDAPGSALVARVGADGELSLLNMTGGQTSMAQADSSGKFSYANLPPGDYKVFAFEEVDTTTASDPDFLKKFVDRSVSVKIGEGESKSITLKQIRYAESSPQAQ, encoded by the coding sequence ATGCGCCTGATTGGAATTCTTACTCTGGGGTTTGCGTTGTTCGCTCAACAGCAGGCACAGACGACATCCCCCCCAGCAGGAACGCAGGCGGACCCGAACGTGAAGTTAGGGCGCATTACGGGCAAGGTGTTGAATGCGATCACCGGGGAACCGGTGCGCAAGGCGACGGTGACGCTGCAGCCGGCGGGTGCACAGGGCGGCGCGCAGACCCTTTCGAGTGCCGCTTCGGCGCGCGCGATCAGCGCGAGCACCGATAATGCAGGCGCGTTCGTGTTTGAGAGCGTCAATGCGGGCACCTATCGGCTTTCCGGGGAAAAGACGGGTTTCATCCGGACAAATTTTGGCGGCCGTGGCGGTGGGGCCATCGGGTCTCAACTGGTGGTTGGAAACAGCGGCGCCGAAATCCCCGATGTGATCGTGCGCATCACGCCGCAGGGCGTTGTGAGCGGCAGGATTCTCGACGAAGATGGCGAGCCGATGGAGGGCGTTTCTGTCCAACTGATCCGGCCACAATACTTCGCAAACCAGCGCCGCATGATGGGGACAGGCGGAAACCAGACGAACGACAAAGGGGAATTCCGGGTGACGAATGTCGCCCCAGGCCGCTACTACGTCCAGATCCAGAACATGCGTATGGGTGGGGCTCCGCTGCAACAGGCGGCCGAGGAATTCGGATATCCGAAGTTGTTCTATCCGGGTGTCGAATCGATGGATCAGGCGCAGAAAGTCGATGTCGCGGCAGGCCAGGAATTTAGCGGTATCCAGATGACGCTGCGCAAGGTGCGTGTCTACCGGGTACGGGGCCGGGTGGCGGGCGTGCAGGCTCCTGCGGCTCCGCAACAGGCTGGCGGTGGAGGGCGCGGTGGTCCGGGGGGCGGCGGTGGCCGGCCGGGTATGAACATCCAACTGCGGCCTGAGGGCGGTTCCAGCGACATGATGGGACCCGGCTTTGGCCCCGGCATGGGGCGTGGCTCTGTGCGCAACGACGGATCTTTTGAACTCGCCAGCGTCACTCCGGGGGCTTACAAATTGGTCGTTTCCGACTTTGGACAGGGCCGTCCGCGTGTGATCGGCTCCGCAAAGATCAGCGTCGGCAATAACAATGTGGATGGAATTGTGATTTCTCCGATGGCGTTGATCACCATGCAGGGCAAGATCACGGTGGAGGGCGACCAGAGCGCGGTGAATCTGAAGAGCGTTCGGGTGCAGATCCAAGCTGCCGATATGGGGGGCCTGGGTTTCATTCCGCCGATCAGCGTCGGTGATGATGGCACCTTCAGCGTGGCGGACGTGTCGCCGGAAAAGTATCGCGTCGTGGTTTCGCCCGGTACCGCCGCTTATGTCAAGGCGATCAATGTCGGTGGCGAGGATGTGAAGGATACGGGACTGGATCTCTCAAATGGCGGCGGTGGGAACGTCGATATCATCCTGTCGACAAAGGTTGCCAAACTCGATGGGATCGTGGAGAAACAAAAGACGGACGATGCTCCGGGCAGCGCGCTGGTGGCCCGGGTTGGGGCTGATGGCGAGCTGTCGCTCCTGAACATGACCGGCGGGCAGACCTCGATGGCGCAGGCAGACAGTTCCGGTAAGTTTTCTTACGCAAACCTGCCTCCGGGCGACTACAAGGTGTTCGCCTTTGAAGAGGTGGATACCACGACGGCCTCGGATCCGGATTTCCTGAAAAAGTTCGTGGACCGCTCGGTGAGTGTAAAGATTGGTGAAGGTGAGTCGAAGTCAATTACGCTGAAGCAGATTCGCTATGCCGAATCTAGCCCGCAAGCGCAATAA
- a CDS encoding glycosyltransferase family 9 protein: protein MRILVRATNWLGDAIMCLPAMEALRAAHPSAKITVLGLPWLRDLYGGESFCDEVIAYPTERGLKNLKGKRRLALALRGHFDVAILMQNAFEAAAFAYAAGVPQRVGYDRDGRGWLLTDAIELPVIGHERFYYLELLRRSGWIPGYDAEAPIRLRGVKPKEFGKRVIGVSPGAAFGTAKRWFPERFAEAAALVALERGASVALFGSANEQDIVGVVERELTARGIAVVNYAGRTGLREFIELCAGCELMLTNDSGAMHVAYAVGTPSVTVFGSTDPIGTGPVGERAVIVREAVSCSPCKLRECPIDHRCMTRISAERVALTAISLLK, encoded by the coding sequence ATGCGGATTCTTGTGCGGGCCACCAATTGGCTGGGGGATGCCATCATGTGTCTGCCTGCGATGGAAGCGCTGCGGGCGGCGCACCCATCGGCAAAAATTACGGTTCTGGGGCTGCCCTGGCTGCGGGATCTTTACGGCGGTGAAAGCTTCTGCGATGAGGTAATTGCCTATCCCACGGAGCGCGGGCTCAAGAATCTCAAGGGGAAACGGCGTCTGGCTTTGGCGCTACGCGGACACTTTGATGTCGCGATTCTGATGCAGAATGCGTTTGAAGCGGCGGCCTTTGCCTATGCAGCGGGGGTGCCGCAGCGAGTGGGTTATGATCGCGACGGCCGGGGTTGGCTCTTGACGGATGCGATCGAGCTTCCTGTGATTGGCCACGAGCGCTTTTATTATCTGGAGTTGCTACGGCGCTCCGGCTGGATTCCGGGCTATGACGCGGAGGCGCCGATTCGCTTGCGGGGTGTGAAGCCCAAAGAATTTGGAAAGCGGGTGATCGGGGTGAGCCCCGGGGCGGCATTCGGCACCGCCAAACGCTGGTTTCCGGAGCGTTTTGCCGAGGCGGCTGCACTGGTGGCGTTGGAACGCGGTGCGAGTGTGGCGCTCTTTGGGAGTGCGAACGAGCAAGACATCGTCGGAGTAGTGGAGCGCGAATTGACGGCTCGTGGCATTGCAGTTGTGAACTACGCGGGCCGCACCGGTCTGCGAGAGTTCATCGAACTGTGTGCGGGCTGCGAACTGATGTTGACCAATGACAGCGGGGCGATGCATGTCGCCTATGCGGTTGGCACTCCGAGCGTCACTGTATTTGGCAGCACCGATCCGATTGGCACTGGACCGGTGGGGGAACGCGCGGTGATTGTCCGCGAAGCGGTGTCCTGTTCGCCGTGCAAGCTACGGGAATGTCCGATTGATCACCGCTGCATGACGCGGATTTCCGCCGAGAGGGTAGCGCTGACGGCCATTTCGCTGCTGAAATAG
- a CDS encoding methyltransferase family protein: MRKHWFPKPYADFVMRMRVPSGFLLAVCFGLLAAPSRESLLVGGGVSVSGLALRAWAAGHLKKNQDLADGGPYAWTRNPLYLGTLLTALGLAIAARSWVVFGVTVAVFGLVYLPVIEQEEQHLIKLFAGYRAYAERVPLLWPKLPSQRSALRFESAVYWRNEEWKAGAAFLAGMGYLLWKL, translated from the coding sequence TTGAGAAAGCACTGGTTCCCGAAGCCTTACGCGGACTTCGTGATGCGGATGCGGGTGCCGAGCGGCTTTTTGCTCGCAGTCTGTTTTGGCCTGCTCGCCGCGCCGTCGCGCGAGAGCTTACTGGTGGGAGGCGGCGTTTCTGTGTCGGGTTTGGCTCTGCGCGCCTGGGCCGCGGGGCATCTGAAGAAGAATCAGGATCTGGCCGATGGCGGACCCTATGCCTGGACGCGCAATCCGCTCTATCTGGGGACGCTGCTCACGGCGCTGGGATTGGCGATTGCGGCGCGAAGCTGGGTGGTGTTCGGCGTGACTGTCGCTGTCTTCGGGTTGGTCTATCTGCCGGTGATCGAGCAGGAAGAACAGCACCTGATCAAGCTGTTTGCGGGCTATCGGGCCTATGCCGAGCGTGTCCCGTTGTTGTGGCCAAAGCTGCCGTCGCAGCGGAGCGCATTGCGCTTTGAAAGTGCCGTCTACTGGCGGAATGAAGAGTGGAAGGCGGGCGCTGCATTTCTGGCAGGAATGGGGTATCTGTTGTGGAAGCTGTAA
- a CDS encoding RNA methyltransferase has translation MEAVSVVLVSPRNPVNIGAAGRAMANLGFGDLRLVEAYRVAAEEARGGPHAEDVLRDSRDFSTVADAVADATLVVGTTSALRRDVKLEIKRLEHAVAAMKQHEGKVAVLFGSEKFGLSNEDMGHCHWLVRIPTLADTGSMNLGQAVAVTLYEIIREAPVVEPVTFDEKLASAGMLDEFVDRLYEALQLSGYVHAENIKEKLRRLSRRMQLRERDAVMWLGMVRQILWKLKSEN, from the coding sequence GTGGAAGCTGTAAGTGTCGTATTGGTGAGCCCGCGGAATCCGGTGAATATCGGAGCGGCCGGGCGGGCGATGGCGAATCTGGGTTTCGGGGATTTGCGGTTGGTGGAAGCCTACCGGGTGGCCGCAGAAGAAGCGCGCGGCGGCCCCCATGCCGAAGATGTGTTGCGCGATTCGCGGGATTTCTCCACGGTTGCCGATGCCGTTGCCGATGCCACCTTGGTGGTGGGGACAACGAGCGCGTTGCGCCGTGACGTCAAGCTCGAGATCAAGCGTCTGGAACATGCCGTTGCTGCGATGAAGCAACACGAGGGGAAAGTAGCGGTATTGTTCGGGAGCGAGAAGTTCGGCCTCTCCAATGAAGACATGGGCCATTGCCACTGGCTGGTGCGGATTCCGACTCTCGCCGATACCGGGAGTATGAACCTCGGTCAGGCGGTTGCGGTGACCCTGTACGAGATCATTCGGGAAGCTCCGGTGGTGGAGCCGGTGACTTTCGACGAAAAACTGGCGAGTGCCGGGATGCTGGATGAATTTGTAGATCGGCTTTACGAAGCTTTACAACTCTCTGGATACGTTCACGCCGAAAATATCAAAGAGAAGCTGCGCCGCTTGTCCCGCCGGATGCAGTTGCGCGAGCGGGATGCCGTAATGTGGCTGGGCATGGTTCGTCAGATCTTGTGGAAATTAAAGAGCGAAAATTAA
- a CDS encoding XDD4 family exosortase-dependent surface protein: MVPGILRAGVFMSKFLAHFGLVLLASSLSQATTITFTGTGTGSSSGLPLSASLTFEQVASQLLVTLTNNNPVKVPSDILIAVFFDIQPSLFSGATLNPAFIYQSAVTAPGSCLTGSTCPPPVDVKSNGEWQFKATAAGLNPGGSGVNQVNQQFGLSTAGLGIFSTPGGQQFNYGLANGLAAGSNPTVNGATLINNSLLVTFALPVGFDLATSTISNIRFQYGTSLDEGSFYGTPSVPEPSTTVLLSSGVLLVSLLRSRFRTIA, from the coding sequence ATGGTTCCCGGAATTCTGCGTGCAGGTGTATTCATGTCGAAATTTCTCGCCCATTTCGGCCTCGTCCTTCTTGCGAGTTCTCTCTCCCAAGCAACAACCATTACATTCACTGGTACGGGGACAGGTTCTTCCTCAGGATTGCCATTGTCCGCTTCCCTGACATTTGAGCAAGTTGCTTCGCAACTGCTGGTCACCCTGACAAATAACAATCCAGTGAAAGTTCCCTCTGACATTCTGATCGCTGTATTCTTTGATATCCAACCGAGTCTCTTCAGCGGGGCGACCCTCAATCCAGCATTCATCTATCAGAGTGCAGTGACCGCGCCTGGTTCCTGTCTGACGGGATCCACCTGTCCGCCGCCGGTGGATGTAAAGTCGAATGGGGAATGGCAGTTCAAAGCGACTGCCGCCGGATTGAACCCCGGCGGGTCGGGTGTCAATCAGGTGAATCAGCAGTTTGGATTGTCCACCGCGGGTCTGGGGATCTTTTCCACGCCAGGAGGGCAGCAGTTCAACTATGGGCTGGCCAACGGGCTGGCGGCTGGTTCCAATCCGACGGTCAATGGAGCCACTCTGATCAATAATTCACTGCTTGTGACCTTTGCTCTTCCGGTTGGTTTTGATCTGGCCACTTCTACCATCTCGAATATACGTTTCCAGTACGGCACGTCGTTGGACGAAGGAAGTTTCTACGGCACTCCGTCGGTTCCTGAACCCTCTACTACTGTGCTTTTGAGTTCTGGAGTTCTGCTGGTGTCTCTATTGCGTTCCCGCTTCCGGACGATTGCATAG